The DNA segment GTTTCAACGATTGCACGGCCGGAGCGCTTATGACGGAACCGGCATCGGCCTGGCGATTTGCCGAAAGATCGCCGACCGTCATGCCGGCGATATCACGGCGAAAAGTGCGCCGGGCGAAGGCTCCACGTTCATCGTCACTTTGCCATTGAAACAGTCGAAGCAGACCCTCGCATGAAACCCAAACCCATCACGCTCCTTCTCGCTGACGACGATCCCGACGACCGGCTGCTGGCGAAGCAGGCGCTTGAAAAGAGCCGGGTCGCAAACGATCTCCGGTGTGTGGAAGACGGCGAGGAACTGCTCGACTATCTGCGCCGGCGCGGCAGGTACACCGACCCGCGGGAATCACCGCGGCCCGGGCTGATCCTGCTGGATTTGAACATGCCCCGGAAGGATGGCCGCGAGGCGTTGCGGGAAATCAAGAACGATCCAAAGTTGCGCGAAATTCCCGTGGTCGTGCTGACCACCTCCAAGGCGGAGGAGGACATCGCCCGGACCTACAATCTGGGCGTAAACTCCTACATCACCAAGCCGGTGAAATTCGCCGCATTGGTTGATGTCATGAAGGCGCTTGGCAAATACTGGTTTGAAATCGTCGAACTGCCGGGCACTCAGGGCAACCAACGCCATGGATGATCCGCCGCTAAAGGTGTTGCTCGTCGAAGACGATGAGGATGACTA comes from the Candidatus Angelobacter sp. genome and includes:
- a CDS encoding response regulator encodes the protein MKPKPITLLLADDDPDDRLLAKQALEKSRVANDLRCVEDGEELLDYLRRRGRYTDPRESPRPGLILLDLNMPRKDGREALREIKNDPKLREIPVVVLTTSKAEEDIARTYNLGVNSYITKPVKFAALVDVMKALGKYWFEIVELPGTQGNQRHG